In one Corallococcus sp. EGB genomic region, the following are encoded:
- a CDS encoding SDR family oxidoreductase, protein MKKVIILGATSAIAQATVRLLAARGTSLYLVGRNAANLEAVARDAATRGAQKVEFRALDLNDCEAHASLVERAWQALGGLDGAVLAHGVLGDQEESQRSWAAAELVLRTNFLSAASLLTELANRFEAQKAGTLVVISSVAGDRGRQSNYVYGASKGALSVFLQGLRNRLAKSGVAVVTVKPGFVDTPMTAHVPKNKLFASPEQVARGLLKAADGRKNEVYVPGFWALIMLIIRSIPEPVFKRLKL, encoded by the coding sequence ATGAAGAAAGTCATCATCCTCGGCGCCACGAGCGCCATTGCCCAGGCCACGGTGCGGCTGCTCGCCGCGCGCGGGACGTCGCTGTACCTGGTGGGCCGCAACGCCGCGAACCTGGAGGCGGTGGCCCGGGACGCGGCCACGCGCGGCGCGCAGAAGGTGGAGTTCCGGGCGCTGGACTTGAACGACTGCGAAGCGCACGCGAGCCTGGTGGAGCGGGCGTGGCAGGCCCTGGGCGGACTGGACGGGGCGGTGCTGGCGCACGGCGTGCTGGGAGACCAGGAGGAGAGCCAGCGCTCGTGGGCGGCGGCGGAGCTGGTGCTGCGCACGAACTTCCTCTCCGCCGCGTCGCTGCTGACGGAGCTGGCCAACCGCTTCGAGGCGCAGAAGGCCGGCACGCTGGTGGTGATTTCGTCGGTGGCGGGAGACCGCGGCCGACAGAGCAACTACGTGTACGGCGCATCCAAGGGCGCGTTGAGCGTGTTCCTCCAGGGCCTGCGCAACCGCCTGGCGAAGTCCGGGGTGGCGGTGGTGACGGTGAAGCCCGGCTTCGTGGACACGCCGATGACGGCCCACGTGCCGAAGAACAAGCTCTTCGCGTCGCCGGAGCAGGTGGCGCGCGGCCTCCTGAAGGCCGCGGACGGGCGCAAGAACGAGGTCTACGTCCCCGGCTTCTGGGCGCTCATCATGCTCATCATCCGGAGCATCCCGGAGCCGGTGTTCAAGCGGCTGAAGCTCTAG